A genome region from Camelina sativa cultivar DH55 chromosome 10, Cs, whole genome shotgun sequence includes the following:
- the LOC104716113 gene encoding uncharacterized protein LOC104716113 isoform X1 — MEPCDSAIPDSDDGATNPSKDSQNKNTPVQQDSISLGVKKPPTNSPVNPLSPATNAASGRLVYVRRRVEVDTSKAAAAAAASTTPPKEPPTVAVAVAVASSSPQGPSSHRLDWEERYDHLQTLLNMLNESDRNDHVQMLWSLPSSELSKHAVELEKRSIQFSLEEAREMQRVAALNVLGRSVNSLKTSSNDREQ, encoded by the exons ATGGAACCTTGTGATTCTGCAATTCCCGATTCCGATGACGGAGCAACGAATCCATCAAAAGATtcacaaaacaagaacacaCCCGTCCAACAAGATTCGATATCACTTGGGGTAAAGAAACCTCCGACGAACTCTCCTGTGAATCCATTATCTCCGGCCACTAATGCTGCAAGCGGGCGACTTGTATATGTCCGCAGAAGAGTCGAGGTTGACACTTCcaaagctgctgctgctgctgctgctagcACAACTCCGCCTAAGGAACCACCAACCGTGGCTGTGGCTGTGGCTGTGGCCAGCTCTTCCCCGCAGGGACCTTCCAGCCATAGGTTAGACTGGGAAGAGCGTTACGATCATCTTCAAACGCTACTTAATATGCTTAATGAATCTGATCGCAACGATCATGTACAGA TGCTTTGGTCACTTCCCTCCTCCGAGCTTAGCAAGCATGCTGTTGAGTTGGAAAAGAGGTCTATTCAATTCTCTCTCGAGGAAG CGAGAGAGATGCAGCGTGTAGCGGCTTTAAACGTGTTAGGAAGGTCTGTGAACAGTCTTAAAACTTCATCAAATGACAGAGAACAGTAA
- the LOC104716113 gene encoding uncharacterized protein LOC104716113 isoform X2, whose amino-acid sequence MEPCDSAIPDSDDGATNPSKDSQNKNTPVQQDSISLGVKKPPTNSPVNPLSPATNAASGRLVYVRRRVEVDTSKAAAAAAASTTPPKEPPTVAVAVAVASSSPQGPSSHRLDWEERYDHLQTLLNMLNESDRNDHVQMLWSLPSSELSKHAVELEKRSIQFSLEEAREMQRVAALNVLGRSVNSLKTSSNDREQ is encoded by the exons ATGGAACCTTGTGATTCTGCAATTCCCGATTCCGATGACGGAGCAACGAATCCATCAAAAGATtcacaaaacaagaacacaCCCGTCCAACAAGATTCGATATCACTTGGGGTAAAGAAACCTCCGACGAACTCTCCTGTGAATCCATTATCTCCGGCCACTAATGCTGCAAGCGGGCGACTTGTATATGTCCGCAGAAGAGTCGAGGTTGACACTTCcaaagctgctgctgctgctgctgctagcACAACTCCGCCTAAG GAACCACCAACCGTGGCTGTGGCTGTGGCTGTGGCCAGCTCTTCCCCGCAGGGACCTTCCAGCCATAGGTTAGACTGGGAAGAGCGTTACGATCATCTTCAAACGCTACTTAATATGCTTAATGAATCTGATCGCAACGATCATGTACAGA TGCTTTGGTCACTTCCCTCCTCCGAGCTTAGCAAGCATGCTGTTGAGTTGGAAAAGAGGTCTATTCAATTCTCTCTCGAGGAAG CGAGAGAGATGCAGCGTGTAGCGGCTTTAAACGTGTTAGGACGCTCTGTGAACAGTCTTAAAACTTCATCAAATGACAGAGAACAGTAA